The DNA window CCGGCCCGGCGCTTGGCATCACGGGCGGTCATTGTGATGACACACTGCTTGCGCCGGAATTTCATCATTCCGCCGAAGGCGTCGCCGATGGGATTTCCGCTGTGCAGCAAAAAACGCGCGAGGTGATCAAGTACGGCGCAAGTGTCATCAAAATTTGCGCAACCGGCGGCGTGCTTTCCTTGGGGGATGATCCGAAAGCATCCCAGTACACGCTGGAAGAAATGAAAGCCATCGTTGCCGAAGCGCATCGGCTTGGGCGCAAAGTCGCTGCGCACGCGCACGGCGGTGACGGTATCAAACTGGCGGTGCAGGCAGGTGTGGATTCCATCGAACACGGAACGTACATTGATGACGAAGCCGTCAAGATGATGAAAGAGCGCGGGACATATCTGGTTCCGACGCTGTACCTGGGTGACTGGTTTTTGTCGAATTACGAGAAGCTTGGCATTCCAGCGCCGATCATTGCCAAAGCCAAAGAGGTTATGCCTGCGATGCAAAAGAACATCGGGCACGCGATTCAACTTGGCGTTCCAATCGCGTTTGGCACAGATGCCGCAGTCTATCCGCACGGGTTGAATGCCCGCGAATTTGCGGTGTTGGTGCGATTGGGAATGACGCCGCTGCAGGCGATTCAAACCTCCACCGTCCACGCATCGAAGTTGCTTGGCTGGGAAGATCGCATTGGAGCAGTCGAAGCAGGCAAGTTCGCCGACCTCATCGCCGTTGAAGGCGACCCGACCAAGGATGTGACCGAACTCGAACGCGTCAAGTTCGTGATGAAAGGCGGTCTAGTGGTGAAGAAGTAAACCTTCACTAAAGCACACGAAGAAACACGAAGCAGATATTTCTTCGTGAAACCTCGTGTGATTTCGTGGAAGAAAAAGGAGTTATTGTGGACGTTCAGCTATTTTCAATCCGGCAAGTCCGCGATCAAATTACCGATGCGTATGCGCC is part of the Acidobacteriota bacterium genome and encodes:
- a CDS encoding amidohydrolase family protein; this encodes MRFKFFVASILVCIFPALALAQQTKIIAIKAGQVLDVRTGQMLPNAFILIEGDRITAVGATVTVPAGAEVIDLKTMTVLPGLIDSHTHLTGDPTGHGYQSLGVSVPRSALRGARNARITLEAGFTTVRNVGAEGYSDVALADAIKAGDVPGPRIIASGPALGITGGHCDDTLLAPEFHHSAEGVADGISAVQQKTREVIKYGASVIKICATGGVLSLGDDPKASQYTLEEMKAIVAEAHRLGRKVAAHAHGGDGIKLAVQAGVDSIEHGTYIDDEAVKMMKERGTYLVPTLYLGDWFLSNYEKLGIPAPIIAKAKEVMPAMQKNIGHAIQLGVPIAFGTDAAVYPHGLNAREFAVLVRLGMTPLQAIQTSTVHASKLLGWEDRIGAVEAGKFADLIAVEGDPTKDVTELERVKFVMKGGLVVKK